In Prionailurus viverrinus isolate Anna chromosome D1, UM_Priviv_1.0, whole genome shotgun sequence, the DNA window TTCCACTGTGGCCATGAAATTGTCCATTAAGTGTTGTTTGGTGTGCTGTGTTTTCAGGTCCACTGGTGAGTAAAGAGACCTTGGCTGATGGTGATGGGACACTCTAATTCCTCCTGTAGCAGAGGTAAGTGACTCTTTCTTTCACCCATGGCATGTATGATATGTTTACTTAAACACACActacacaaaaacacacactaaCACACTCTAGCACATGAACACCCAGGCTCTTTTCGGTGAAATATGAAAGGGCTGCTAAACAGCTTCTTATAAAGGTGTCTCTCTaggaagacacttttttttttccaataaaacatgaaaagatttaTATTGTATCTACAAAATTTAAGCTTCTGCTACAATAAATGCTCTATTTTGTAAAGCTAGGAAGGTAAGGAATGTCACGATCAATGTATACATTCTCTTTGCAGCATTAGTCTGGGAGACTGGTGTTCACACTGGGCAATCATAGATGTGAATTTCCTGGTCGTCGCCAACAGACACAATTTTTGAGCCATTTCCATTGTATTTTACTCCCCAGACCTGATCCTGGTGATCAAAGAAGGTGTGAACGCAAGTCCTCGTTCCAACATCCCAAACTTTCACACTTTTGTTAGATGAACTGGAAACAAAGTGAATGTCGTCAGGACAAAAGGCAACATTCAGCACCCACGATGCGTGGCCACTCAGTGTTCCAGCCAAGTTGGCGTGTTGTACATCATAGATCTTGATGTAGCCGTCATCTGAGGCAGTGACGAGCAGCTGAGAATCCGGGGAGAAGGTCAAGGAGCGGATGGGCATAGCATGGCCTTCCAGCGTGTGCAGGAGTTTTCCAGTTGCAATATCAAAAATATTGATGATTCCGTCTATGGCTCCACTGGCCAGGTACTTCCCATCAGGACTATATGCAATACTAAGAATGAATTTTCCTCTGGTGTCCAAAGAATATTCCTTTTTCCCACTTTCCACGCCAAAAATGTTCACTTTTCCCACACGAGTTCCTGTGGCCAGATACTGGGAATCAGGGGAAAAGGCCAAAGTCCAGGCATCCACAGGTTCTGCATCTATGGACTTTATCTGTTTGCCATTTTCCAAGTCCCAGAGACGAATGTGAGCATCAAGAGAACTGGATGCAGCAATGGGCAGCGTGTGGCTGATGTCCACAGACACCACACCCAGTTGATGGCCCTCCAGACTCCACTGTAGGTCCAGCCTCTCATCACACCATTTCCAGAACTTCACCAGGTCATCCAGGGATCCCGTGACCACTGTCTcagagttttttttcttgtttgtccCCCAGGCGACTGACCAAATGGCATCATCATGGGCTTGCTCCTGTTTGAAGAGAATACTGTACTGGTTGGTCATCTCCTCAACCAAGGATGAAGGGCTAACGGCCAGACAGCTCGCCGCCCCACCGGCTGCCTAGGAAGACACTTTAAGCCAAAACTTTGGCATTAATATGACCTTTCTCAGCTGTGCCACTACAAAAGAAAGGACCTTGCAAATAAATTGAACTGCAAAAGAACTTCCCTTCCTCATATAGCATGAGCAGCACATCTCGTTAGAAGGGGTGAAGGTTTTATCCCCTACTGTTTCCTTAGATTGCAGGGGGATCCTTCTATTTagatgaaattaaagaaatactttGAAGAGAAGGAGCAGGACCTGATAGTTGGGAGAACATGTGAGAGACCAGAGTTGGAAATGTTTCAAGGAAGAGGAAACTTGAATGGAGGTAAGATGGAGCAACAGGATCTTTGATAAACCCTGAAGAGGAATGCTTTTATAGAATAACTCTAGGGTCACAGACTTCCCTTAGTCAATGTATCTTACTTCCATCATGCTGTGAGGGTTGACTTCAGGTG includes these proteins:
- the LOC125176909 gene encoding WD repeat-containing protein 61-like — protein: MTNQYSILFKQEQAHDDAIWSVAWGTNKKKNSETVVTGSLDDLVKFWKWCDERLDLQWSLEGHQLGVVSVDISHTLPIAASSSLDAHIRLWDLENGKQIKSIDAEPVDAWTLAFSPDSQYLATGTRVGKVNIFGVESGKKEYSLDTRGKFILSIAYSPDGKYLASGAIDGIINIFDIATGKLLHTLEGHAMPIRSLTFSPDSQLLVTASDDGYIKIYDVQHANLAGTLSGHASWVLNVAFCPDDIHFVSSSSNKSVKVWDVGTRTCVHTFFDHQDQVWGVKYNGNGSKIVSVGDDQEIHIYDCPV